One segment of Solanum lycopersicum chromosome 1, SLM_r2.1 DNA contains the following:
- the LOC101252218 gene encoding protein EMSY-LIKE 3: MDYEPYDSSGTDDDLPPSHQNRIPRGGGRMNGNGRSAVMASVPYQRMYGETDMEAQIHQLEQEAYSSVLRAFKAQADAISWEKESLITELRKELRLSNEEHRELLGRVNADDVIRRIREWRQSGAQQPGMLGTGQAIHDPLPSPSVSASRKKQKIAPPLPSQSFAGPSPTFHPPALAAANQPSSSAAKRGPMMGPKGKKSKSGQMMPGASSMKMQYPPSGPFGRGQLDNRVSESAKAPVDSLIGRKVRTRWPDDNNFYEAVITDYNKAEGRHALVYDMSTANETWEWVNLSEISPEDIQWDGEDPGISRHGNYGGSGRGVNRPVGRDSGPGAGRGRGLAKPQSRKGFPPSQNGGRKGSDDIQLLHTDTLIKEVERVFGASHPDPLEVEKAKKVLKEHEQALLEAISRLGEISDGESDEHFMQAMNRE, from the exons ATGGACTACGAGCCGTATGACAGCAGTG GAACAGATGATGACCTCCCCCCATCACATCAAAATAGGATTCCAAGAGGTGGTGGCCGcatgaatggaaatgggagatctGCTGTAATGGCTTCTGTACCCTACCAAAGGATGTATGGTGAAACTGACATGGAGGCTCAAATCCATCAGCTTGAGCAAGAAGCATACAGTTCGGTTCTAAGAGCCTTTAAAGCTCAAGCTGATGCCATTTCTTGG GAGAAAGAAAGTTTGATAACGGAGTTAAGAAAAGAGTTAAGATTGTCCAATGAAGAACATAGAGAACTTCTTGGTAGAGTTAATGCTGATGATGTCATCAGAAGAATAAG GGAGTGGAGACAATCAGGGGCTCAGCAACCTGGTATGCTTGGCACTGGTCAAGCTATTCATGACCCATTACCCAGTCCTTCTGTCTCAGCTTCACGGAAGAAACAGAAGATAGCTCCACCTTTACCGTCACAGTCCTTTGCTGGACCATCTCCTACTTTCCACCCACCTGCTCTGGCTGCTGCAAACCAGCCATCTTCATCTGCTGCCAAGAGAGGGCCTATGATGGGGCCTAAGGGCAAAAAAAGTAAATCT GGACAGATGATGCCTGGTGCATCTTCAATGAAAATGCAGTATCCGccttccggcccatttggaagaGGCCAACTCGATAATCGGGTTTCTGAATCTGCTAAAGCACCAGTTGATTCATTGATTGGAAGGAAAGTAAGGACTAGATGGCCTGATGACAATAATTTTTATGAGGCAGTCATTACTGACTATAACAAAGCTGAG GGTAGACATGCTCTTGTTTATGACATGAGTACTGCAAATGAGACATGGGAATGGGTCAATCTTTCAGAG ATTTCTCCAGAAGATATTCAGTGGGATGGTGAAGATCCAGGAATTTCTCGTCATGGAAATTATGGTGGATCTGGCCGTGGTGTGAATAGACCTGTAGGGCGTGATAGTGGTCCAGGTGCAGGGAGGGGAAGGGGGTTGGCTAAACCTCAGTCCAGAAAAGGCTTTCCACCATCACAGAATGGAGGAAGGAAAGGATCTGATGATATCCAGTTACTTCACACAGACACACTGATTAAAGAG GTGGAGAGGGTCTTTGGCGCCAGTCATCCAGATCCTTTGGAAGTTGAGAAGGCGAAAAAAGTACTAAAG GAGCATGAGCAAGCACTTCTGGAGGCTATCTCAAGACTCGGAGAAATCTCTGATGGAGAAAGTG ATGAGCATTTCATGCAAGCAATGAACCGGGAATGA
- the LOC101252717 gene encoding LOW QUALITY PROTEIN: histone H3.2 (The sequence of the model RefSeq protein was modified relative to this genomic sequence to represent the inferred CDS: substituted 1 base at 1 genomic stop codon), whose translation MARTKQTARKSTGGKAPRKQLATKAARKSAPATGGVKKPHRFRPGTVALREIRKYQKSTELLIRKLPFQRLVREIAQDFKTDLRFQSSAVAALXEAAEAYLVGLFEDTNLCAIHAKRVTIMPKDIQLARRIRGERA comes from the coding sequence ATGGCTCGTACCAAGCAAACTGCCCGTAAATCAACTGGTGGAAAGGCTCCAAGGAAGCAGCTAGCCACCAAGGCTGCCAGAAAGTCAGCTCCGGCCACCGGAGGAGTGAAGAAGCCTCACCGTTTCAGGCCAGGAACTGTGGCTCTAAGAGAAATCAGGAAATACCAAAAGTCAACCGAGTTGTTGATCAGGAAGCTCCCATTTCAGAGGCTAGTGAGGGAAATTGCTCAGGATTTTAAAACAGATCTGAGGTTTCAGAGCAGTGCTGTGGCAGCTCTATAAGAGGCTGCGGAGGCCTACCTTGTTGGGCTCTTTGAAGATACTAATCTCTGTGCAATCCATGCCAAGAGGGTAACTATCATGCCCAAGGATATTCAGCTTGCTAGGAGGATTCGTGGAGAAAGGGCATAG